A genomic region of Rhizobium sp. NXC24 contains the following coding sequences:
- a CDS encoding N-acetyltransferase, protein MLESYLTLKAEYEIVPMQLQDCAEVAALHGERFSRVWDDSEFQNLLSQDTTFGFVARQTNAILKKPLPGFVLARQAAGEAEILTVAVNAKLGRSGLGWRLMQAALREARNRGGETMFLEVDGGNQPALGLYRKLGFETVGERRAYYVDENGAKSTALVMRRVLR, encoded by the coding sequence ATGCTGGAATCCTATCTCACCCTGAAAGCCGAATACGAGATCGTTCCGATGCAGTTGCAGGATTGTGCCGAGGTGGCTGCGCTGCATGGCGAACGGTTTTCACGGGTTTGGGACGATAGCGAGTTTCAAAATCTCCTGTCGCAGGACACGACCTTCGGCTTTGTCGCGCGCCAGACCAACGCCATCCTGAAAAAGCCGCTTCCCGGCTTCGTTCTGGCGCGGCAGGCGGCGGGTGAAGCGGAAATCCTGACAGTTGCCGTCAACGCCAAACTTGGCCGCTCCGGCCTCGGCTGGCGGCTGATGCAGGCGGCGTTGCGCGAGGCGCGCAACCGCGGCGGCGAAACCATGTTCCTGGAGGTCGATGGCGGCAATCAGCCGGCGCTCGGTCTCTACCGCAAGCTCGGTTTCGAAACGGTCGGCGAACGCAGGGCCTATTATGTCGACGAAAACGGCGCGAAATCGACGGCGCTTGTCATGCGCCGTGTTCTTCGCTAG
- the tsaB gene encoding tRNA (adenosine(37)-N6)-threonylcarbamoyltransferase complex dimerization subunit type 1 TsaB: MIVLALDTAGVDCAAAVYDSGSDSVIGEVTETIGRGHAEHLMDVVDRALAEADIALAAVERMVVTVGPGSFTGIRIGVAAARGFALSLNIPAVGVTTLEVMAAAARETNPGKSVLAAIDAKREEIYLQSFDADGHPLDEARAVTIDEARAISDAFDGVVTGSAVARLSDSPPAARPDAFPIATVARLGAAKPVSEKPKPLYLRGPDARPQAGYAVARV, encoded by the coding sequence ATGATCGTACTGGCGCTCGACACGGCAGGTGTGGATTGCGCTGCCGCTGTGTATGATAGTGGCAGTGATTCTGTGATCGGGGAGGTCACGGAAACGATCGGGCGAGGGCATGCCGAACATTTGATGGATGTTGTCGACCGGGCGCTGGCTGAAGCCGATATAGCGCTCGCGGCAGTGGAGCGTATGGTCGTGACCGTCGGTCCCGGCTCGTTCACCGGCATCCGCATTGGCGTTGCAGCCGCCCGCGGTTTCGCGCTTTCCCTGAACATTCCCGCCGTTGGCGTCACGACCCTCGAGGTCATGGCCGCCGCCGCTCGGGAAACGAATCCGGGTAAATCGGTTCTGGCCGCAATCGACGCCAAGCGCGAGGAGATCTATCTCCAGTCCTTCGATGCCGATGGCCATCCGCTGGATGAGGCGCGCGCCGTGACGATCGATGAAGCGCGTGCGATATCAGATGCTTTCGACGGTGTCGTCACCGGCTCGGCTGTTGCCCGGCTCAGCGACTCTCCGCCGGCGGCGCGGCCGGATGCTTTTCCGATTGCCACCGTCGCCCGGCTGGGCGCTGCCAAACCTGTCAGCGAAAAGCCGAAGCCGCTTTATCTTCGCGGACCCGACGCCAGACCGCAGGCAGGGTACGCAGTCGCCAGGGTATAA
- a CDS encoding NifU family protein, which yields MFIQTEATPNPATLKFLPGKVVMENGTAEFRNAEEAEASPLAARIFDVPGVSGVYFGYDFISVSKENQEWQHLKPAILGSIMEHFMSGKPVMGESSVLSEAQDAGGEFFDEGDESIVLTIKELLETRVRPAVAQDGGDITFRGFRDGKVYLNMKGSCSGCPSSTATLKHGIQNLLRHFVPEVQEVEAV from the coding sequence GACGCCGAACCCCGCAACTCTGAAGTTCCTGCCGGGCAAGGTGGTGATGGAAAACGGCACGGCCGAATTCCGCAACGCCGAAGAAGCGGAAGCCTCGCCGCTCGCTGCCCGCATCTTCGATGTACCCGGCGTTAGCGGCGTCTATTTCGGCTACGACTTCATCTCCGTCTCCAAGGAGAACCAGGAATGGCAGCATCTGAAGCCCGCCATCCTCGGTTCGATCATGGAGCATTTCATGTCCGGCAAGCCGGTCATGGGCGAAAGCTCGGTTCTTTCCGAAGCACAGGACGCCGGCGGTGAGTTCTTCGACGAAGGCGACGAATCGATCGTGCTGACCATCAAGGAATTGCTCGAGACCCGCGTTCGTCCGGCTGTTGCCCAGGATGGCGGCGATATCACCTTCCGCGGCTTTCGTGACGGCAAGGTCTACCTCAACATGAAGGGATCCTGCTCCGGTTGCCCGTCGTCTACCGCGACGTTGAAGCATGGCATACAGAATCTGCTGCGCCATTTCGTCCCGGAAGTGCAGGAAGTCGAAGCCGTCTAA